Genomic window (Verrucomicrobiota bacterium):
AACGGTCGTTTTAATCTGGGGCATGGTGGTTCACGCAGCTAAAGGTAACGCCCCTGAACGTCGTGAGGACACGACGCGCGCCAAGATCCTGAGCGCGGCCGGCGAGGTCTTCGCCGAGCAAGGCTTCGAGGGCGCCACCATTCGCGCCATCACCGAAAGGGCCGGGGTCAACATTGCCGCGGTCAATTACCACTTCCGCGATAAGGCTGAACTTTACGCTCGCGTGGTCGTGGATGCCTGCCTGGCGAGAGCGGCGTTTCGCGAGGTCATGGCTGAGGCTGGCGGGTCACCGGAGGACCGGCTCCGCAGCCTAATCTGCCACTTTCTCGAATTCTTGCTCGATCCGGCTCAGCCGGGATGGAAACGGCGTCTGATGGCCCGCGAGATGGCTAACCCGACCACGGCGCTGGACGAACTGGTGGAGAAGAATATCCGGCCGCTGCGAGATGAATTTCTCAGGCCGGTCCTTCACGAACTTACCGGCGGATGTTTCAACCAACGCCAACTCAGCTACATCGGCTCAAGCGTCATGGGTCAATGTCTCTATTTTCTCCAGTCCCGGCCCATCATCGAGCGCCTGAATCCCGATTTTAGCGTCGGCAAGGCCGAAATCGCCGAGATTGCCGAGCACATCACCCGCTTTTCGCTGGCCGCCATCACGGAACTGACCCGTCAGGCGCGCGCCACCCGTCAACCTTGACTTAACCCGCTCTGCCTCATGAGTGCCTCCTCCGTTGCTACCCCACGTACCGGCTTCAAAGCCGCGGACGGCAATCGGCCTGCGGTGGGCGGCCAGATCGCCGGTCCTTCCAATGCGGCTCCTCGAAAACCGAAGCGGTCCGCTCGCCGTCGTGCCGTGCTGTGCGCCATTGGCGCGCTTGGCTTGGCCGGTGCCGCTTACTGGTACCTTGGCAATGCCGGTTATGAAACGACCGACGATGCTACCATCGAAACGCACGTCATCCAAGTCAGCCCTAAAATTTCGGCGCACGTCAGAGCAGTCCATGTTGACGATAACTATGAAGTCAAGCGGGGCGATCTGTTGATCGAACTGGACCCGCGCGACTACGAAGTCAACCTCGCCAGCGCCGCCGCCAGCCTTGCCTCGGCTCAGAGCAAGCTGACCGAAGCGGAGGCTCAACGGCAGGTGGCTCAAGCTGGCCTCGGCCAGGCAAGAGCGGACCTCGAGGGCGCCCAGGCAACGGCGGATAACGCCGAGGCCGATCTCAAGCGGAACGAGAAACTTTATCAGACGCGGGTGATCGACCGGCGCGAATATGATGCCTCGGTCGCCCAAGCCAAAAGCGCGGACGCCAACGTGGCGTCCGCAACGAAGAAAGTGGGTTCGCAAGAGGCGCAACTCCGGCTGGCGGCCGCGCAGTACGCCACGGCTGCTTCGGAGATACAACAGGCGGAAGCACAACGGCAGCAGGCGCAGCTGCAATTGTCATACGCCAAAATCTTCGCTCCTTTTAGCGGCCGGGTGACGAAGAAGAGCGTTGAACCCGGTAACTACGTTCAACCGGGGCAAACCCTTTTTTCGCTCGTTCTGCCTGAGGTTTGGGTAATCGCCAACTTCAAAGAGA
Coding sequences:
- a CDS encoding CerR family C-terminal domain-containing protein, encoding MVVHAAKGNAPERREDTTRAKILSAAGEVFAEQGFEGATIRAITERAGVNIAAVNYHFRDKAELYARVVVDACLARAAFREVMAEAGGSPEDRLRSLICHFLEFLLDPAQPGWKRRLMAREMANPTTALDELVEKNIRPLRDEFLRPVLHELTGGCFNQRQLSYIGSSVMGQCLYFLQSRPIIERLNPDFSVGKAEIAEIAEHITRFSLAAITELTRQARATRQP
- a CDS encoding HlyD family secretion protein; amino-acid sequence: MSASSVATPRTGFKAADGNRPAVGGQIAGPSNAAPRKPKRSARRRAVLCAIGALGLAGAAYWYLGNAGYETTDDATIETHVIQVSPKISAHVRAVHVDDNYEVKRGDLLIELDPRDYEVNLASAAASLASAQSKLTEAEAQRQVAQAGLGQARADLEGAQATADNAEADLKRNEKLYQTRVIDRREYDASVAQAKSADANVASATKKVGSQEAQLRLAAAQYATAASEIQQAEAQRQQAQLQLSYAKIFAPFSGRVTKKSVEPGNYVQPGQTLFSLVLPEVWVIANFKETQLKGMNAGQPVSVRVDAIPGRAFKAHVESFQVGTGGRFTLLPPENATGNFVKVVQRVPVKIVFDEPPAQLARLWAGESVEPRVNVRDVVAERSRRADPLPPAVLGAADPAAAAAEP